Sequence from the Malaciobacter pacificus genome:
GTCGTGGTCCTATGACTCATGGCTCTTGTAATAAAATATTATGGAATGATGTTAGTAGTAAGACTAGAGCTGGAATGCCTTGCGTTGGTTGTACAGAACCAACTTTCCCAAGAGATGATATGTTAAATACTAAAAAAAATATAGGAATTCCTTTTGAAGTACCTTTAGGTATTCCAAAACGTGCATACCTTTCAATCACAGGTGTTGCAAAGACTTTTAAAATAGATAGATTAAATAAAAAGCTAATGGATTAAATTTGAAAACAGTAGATATAGTAGAAAGAATTGAAGGTGAAGCAAAACTTAATTGTACTTGGGAAAATGGACTTATAAGTGATGCTAGAATTGATTTTCTAAATTTTAGAGGATTTGAATATATTTTAGAAAATAAATCTCCACTTGATGCTTTAATCTACACTCCAAGAATTTGTGGGATTTGCGGACAAGCTCACCTTAAGGCAACTGTTGATGCTTTAGAAAATGTATATGAGAATATTGGAGAGAAGTTAGAAATTACTCCAAAAGCCAAACTTCTAAGAGAAATTGGTTTAAATATTGAGATTATAGATTCACACATAAAATGGTTTTATATGTTTATTTTACCTGATATTGTTAAACTTGAAACAGAAGATTTAGGAATTTATGAACCAATAAAAGGTAAAAGATGGCTAGAAGCTACAAAAGTAGCAAGTGAAACTATAAAGTCTTTGGCAATTATAGGAGGTCAATGGCCTCATACTTCTTATATGATTCCAGGGGGAGTTATGAGTGACCCCACTTTATTAGAATTAACTACTATGAGTAATTACTTAGATGGTACTATTAAGTTTTTTGAAAATTCAATTAGTGGAGTTTCAATAGATAAATATTTATCTTTTTCAAAATATGAAAATATTGAGGATTTAAGAGGAGATTTAAAGTACTTTAGTGATTTATCATTAAAGTATGAGCTAACTAAGTATGGAAAATCATATAGTCAATTTATAAGTTTAGGGGAAAATACAATTTTTAAAAAAGGTAGATTTAAAAATAAACTTATAAATGGTATTGATTATACAAAAATTGTAGAGAGTGAAAAAAATACATTTACAATTGAAGATGATAACTCTGAAGATAAACATACTTGGGCTAAATCAGTATTGTATAAAGATGAATTTTATGAGTCAGGACCTTTATCAAGAGCTATGATATCAAACAATAAGTTTATAAGAAGTATCTATACAAAATATGAAGATTCTATTTATACAAGAGTCTTTGCAAGAATTAATGAAGTAGCTTTACTATTGATTGAAACAAAAAAACTTATATCAAAGATTGATATTTCTCAAGAGTCATTTTTAGAACCTAAAATTGATTTAAAAAAACTTGATGGTGTTTATGGAGAGAGTGCTATTGAAGCAACTAGAGGTTCTTTATTTCACAAAGTATCAATAAATGAAGGTAAAATATTTTCATATAATATAATTACTCCTAGTGTTTGGAATCTTGGACCTAAGTATAATAATAAATTTGGAGTTGCACAAAATGCAATTATTGGAGCCCCTAGTATTGATATTTCAAAACTTATTCTTCGAAGTTTTGATGTTTGTTCTGTTTGTACAACACATTAAAATGTTTACTTTTGTAACAAACACATAAAAAAGTTAAAAGTTAACTTTAAATCTCTTTTTTATTAATAAAATTTAGAAAACCTAATTATTACCGTACTTACTATTCTATCATACCTTACAATGCTATTTTGGTGCTACATATCATAAATAAATATTAAGTCTTTGTAAAGTTTACTATTGCTAAGTTAAATTTATATAAATGAATATTCATTTTTTTAGGAGTGTGATTTATGATTGATTCATCTGAAATGGTAAAAAAAGTTTTTACCCAAAAATCAGGAAGAGTAGATACGAATAAAGGTGAAGAGTACTATAACTCTTTATTTCAAAAGGCTAAAACTAGATTAGCAACATTAAGAAAACAAGAACCCTTACAAGATATTGACTTAATGGATGTTATTGATAGTGAAGGTGTAAATAGAAGAGATTTTATGAAGTGGGTTAGTGCAACAACTGCTACACTTATGTTACCTCCAATGTTTGCTCCATTAGTAGCAGAAGCAACAGAACTAATGAACAGAGTTCCTGTTATATGGCTAGAACTACAAGACTGTGCTGGTAATACAGAAGCATTATTAAGAAGTAGTGCGCCAACAGTTGATGATTTATTATTTGATGTGTTAAGTTTAGAATTTCACCATGCTTTAATGGCTGGTGCTGGTCATGATGCTGAACATCAATTAGAAGATGCAATTGAACACTTTAAAGGACAGTATTTACTTTTTGTTGAAGGTTCAATTCCTATGGGAATGAATGGAAACTATGGAACTATTGGACCATCAGGTGAAACTTTCCATGACCATTTACAAAGAGTTGCAAAAGATTCAGCTGCTGTTGTTGCTGTTGGTACTTGTGCAACATTTGGAGGAATCCCTGCAGCTGCTCCAAATCCAACTGGTGCAGTTGGAGTTATGGATTTAGTTAAAGGTAAGCCAATTATTAATATTCCAGCATGTCCTGCAAACCCTGCAAATATGGTAGGTGTTGTATTACATTACGTATTAACTGGTCAAATTCCTGAATTAGATTCATTATTAAGACCTAAATTTGCATTTGGTTATAGAATTCATGATAACTGTGAAAGACGTGCTCACTTTGATGCTGGTGAATTTGTAGAAGAGTGGGGTGATGAAGGTGCTAAAAACAACTGGTGTTTATATAAAGTTGGTTGTAAAGGTCCTATGACATTTAATAACTGTTCTATTATTAGATATAACGATGGTGCTAACTGGCCTATTGGAGTTGGAAGAGGATGTATTGGTTGTTCTGAACCAGATTTCTGGGATAAATATGCATATGAAAGACCAATGGCAAGTGCAAATATTAAAGCGCCAACTGGTGGAGTAGAGAAAACTGTTGATGAATTTGGACTTGGATTATTAACAGCAACAACAATTGGTATTGGAGTTCATGCAGTTGCAAGTGCAGTTGCAGGAAAAAAATCAGATGAGGGAGAAGAATAAAAATGGCAAAAAAACACTTAGTAATTGATCCAATTACAAGAATTGAAGGACATCTTAGAATTGAGGCAATCATAGATGAAAACAATGTTGTAACTGATGCATACTCTTCTTCTACTATGTTTAGAGGTATTGAGACAATTTTACAAGGAAGAGACCCAAGAGACTGTGGACTACTTGCAATGAGAATTTGTGGTGTTTGTACAGGTACTCACTATCAAAGATCTATTGAAGCAGTTGAACATGCATTTGGTGTAACTATTCCAAAAAACGCAAGATTAGTTAGAAACTTAATCCAAGGTGCACTGTATTTACATGACCACGTTGTTCACTTCTATCACTTACATGCACTTGACTGGGTTGATATTACTGAAGCACTTAAAGCTGATCCAAAAGCTGCAGTTGCTGAAGCTCAAAAATGGGCAGGTGTTTCAGATCAAAGACCTTGGAATGCAAGTGAAGATATTTATGTACAAGTTCAAGAAAGAGTAACTAGATATGTAAAACAAGGTAGACTTGGTATTTTTGGAAATGCTTATTGGGGAAGTAAAGGCTTTAAATTAACTCCTGAACAAAACTTAATTGCACTTTCTCACTATTTAGATGCACTTGAATTACAAAGGGATATGGCTAAAATGATGGCTATCTTTGGTGGTAAAAACCCGCATCCACAATCATTTGTTGTTGGTGGAGTAACTTGTGTTCAAGATATTAAAAACCCAGCAAGAATTGCAGAGTTCAAACAGTTATTAAAAAGAAGTAGAAAATTTATTAAAGAAGCATATTTACCAGATGTTTACATGGCTGGTACTATGTATGCTGATGAAGCACTAGAAGGAATTGGTGGAGGATTAGGAAACTTCATGTCTTTTGGAGACTTTAATTTAGATGATTTACCATTCTATGAAGCTTCAAAGTTATTCCCATCAGGAATTGTTAAAAATAAAGATTTAACAAAAGTTTATGAAGTTGATCAAACTAAGATTACAGAAGATGTTACTCACGCTTGGTATGAAGGTAACACAAATTTACACCCATATGATGGTGTAACAAATCCTAATTATACAGGTTTTGGTAAAAAAGAGGGGAATATTGCCTACTTAGATACAGAAAATAAATACTCATGGATTAAATCACCTTTATATGATGATGAAAGAATGGAAGTAGGACCACTTGCTAGAATGATTGTAGGTGTTGCTAAAGGTGATGAAAGAATCTCTAAATATGTAACAACATTCTTAAAAAATGGTAACTTACCAACAAAAGTTTTATTTTCAACAGTAGGAAGAACAGCAGCAAGAGCTATTGAAACTGAACTTATGGCTGATGTTATGATGGAATGGACTGATGAGTTAGCATCAAATGTTGCACATGGAGATTTATCTACTTGGACTGAATTTGACTTTGATAATGTTGCTGCTGATGCTCAAGGTTTTGGTATGGCAGAAGCTCCAAGAGGTGGTTTAGGGCATTGGGTAAAAATCAAAGATGGTAAAGTAGAAAACTATCAAGCAGTAGTTCCATCAACATGGAACGCAGCACCAAGAGATTATAAAGGAAGATTAGGTGCTTATGAAGCATCATTAGTTGGTACAAAAGTAGCAAATCCTGATCAACCATTAGAAATCTTAAGAACTGTTCATAGTTTTGATCCTTGTATTGCTTGTGCTGTTCATATTATCGATACTAATGGTAAAGAGTTAGGTGTTTATAAAGTAGATCCAATAGGAGGAACTAGCCGTGCCTAAAATAAAAAAGGTTAAAAGAATGACTGTAACCATGCGAATTATACACTGGGTAACAGTGTTAAGCATGATTATTGCAGTTGTAACCGGTCTTTATATAGGTCACCCTTATTACCAAACTTTTATTGCTGATCCTGCTGTGGATAAGTATGTTATGGCTTGGAATAGATGGTGGCACTTTATTGTTGCAATTATATTTGATGTAACTGCAATTTTAGTTGGGTATTTATACTTCTTCTCAAGGTTTGAAAAGCCTTATAAAAAGTTAATTCCAAATAAGCAAAACCTTGTGGAGTTTTGGGAAGTTCTTTTAAATCTTATTACTTTAAATAGAAGAAAGAAGTTTGATTCAACTCATAGTGATAGTTTTAATACTGTATTTTTTACAGTATTTCACTTACTATTAGTACTTATGTTATTTACAGGCTTACAGTTATATGTACACGCACTAGCTTCTGGTACCTCTTCAATTGGTGCTTGGTGGCCTGCTATGCTACATTTAGTTACTGACTGGACACTATATGTATTTGGTGGAAATATGGGTGTTAGATATGTACATCATTTCTGTATGTATTTAATTTTAATGTGGGTTATATTTCATATTTACTATCAAGTATGGAGAACAATTTTCTGGCAAGAAGGAGACATCGCTATAGTTGTTGGTGGTTCTAAATTTGTAAAAGAGAAAGAAGAGGATAAAAAACAGGATTAATTCCTGTTTTAATCTTTAAAAATAGATAGCAACGGAGTTATAAAATGAAAAAAAATATAGTTGTTGGTGTAGGAAATATGCTTTTTAAAGATGAAGGTATTGGTATTTATGCCGCTGAATATATTAGACAAAACTATGAGTTTGAAGGTGATATTGAAGTTATTGATGGTGGGACATTAGGGTTTAAACTAATGACATATTTCCAAGAGTATGATAATGTTATTATTTTAGATACTGTGTCTATTGAAGATGAAATAGGAGGAATTTATAGATTACCTTCTGATGTTTTATTAGGACTTGGTAATTATAGAAAAACTGCTCATGAAGTAGAAATAGTAGAGATGCTTGAAATTGTTTCTGTTTTAGACTCTCACGCAAATGTAACAATTATAGGAATTATTCCAGAAGATATTATTAGTGTTGGTATTGGATTAACGCCTAAGATGGAAGAAAGATTTGAAGAGTTTACCTTAAATGGAATAAAAGAGATTGAAAGCTTAGGTATAAAAGCTAAGAAAGTAAATAATATTGCAGTTGATGATATTGTAAAAAGTATGATTGGTAGTTACAAT
This genomic interval carries:
- a CDS encoding nickel-dependent hydrogenase large subunit, which codes for MKTVDIVERIEGEAKLNCTWENGLISDARIDFLNFRGFEYILENKSPLDALIYTPRICGICGQAHLKATVDALENVYENIGEKLEITPKAKLLREIGLNIEIIDSHIKWFYMFILPDIVKLETEDLGIYEPIKGKRWLEATKVASETIKSLAIIGGQWPHTSYMIPGGVMSDPTLLELTTMSNYLDGTIKFFENSISGVSIDKYLSFSKYENIEDLRGDLKYFSDLSLKYELTKYGKSYSQFISLGENTIFKKGRFKNKLINGIDYTKIVESEKNTFTIEDDNSEDKHTWAKSVLYKDEFYESGPLSRAMISNNKFIRSIYTKYEDSIYTRVFARINEVALLLIETKKLISKIDISQESFLEPKIDLKKLDGVYGESAIEATRGSLFHKVSINEGKIFSYNIITPSVWNLGPKYNNKFGVAQNAIIGAPSIDISKLILRSFDVCSVCTTH
- a CDS encoding nickel-dependent hydrogenase large subunit; this translates as MAKKHLVIDPITRIEGHLRIEAIIDENNVVTDAYSSSTMFRGIETILQGRDPRDCGLLAMRICGVCTGTHYQRSIEAVEHAFGVTIPKNARLVRNLIQGALYLHDHVVHFYHLHALDWVDITEALKADPKAAVAEAQKWAGVSDQRPWNASEDIYVQVQERVTRYVKQGRLGIFGNAYWGSKGFKLTPEQNLIALSHYLDALELQRDMAKMMAIFGGKNPHPQSFVVGGVTCVQDIKNPARIAEFKQLLKRSRKFIKEAYLPDVYMAGTMYADEALEGIGGGLGNFMSFGDFNLDDLPFYEASKLFPSGIVKNKDLTKVYEVDQTKITEDVTHAWYEGNTNLHPYDGVTNPNYTGFGKKEGNIAYLDTENKYSWIKSPLYDDERMEVGPLARMIVGVAKGDERISKYVTTFLKNGNLPTKVLFSTVGRTAARAIETELMADVMMEWTDELASNVAHGDLSTWTEFDFDNVAADAQGFGMAEAPRGGLGHWVKIKDGKVENYQAVVPSTWNAAPRDYKGRLGAYEASLVGTKVANPDQPLEILRTVHSFDPCIACAVHIIDTNGKELGVYKVDPIGGTSRA
- a CDS encoding HyaD/HybD family hydrogenase maturation endopeptidase encodes the protein MKKNIVVGVGNMLFKDEGIGIYAAEYIRQNYEFEGDIEVIDGGTLGFKLMTYFQEYDNVIILDTVSIEDEIGGIYRLPSDVLLGLGNYRKTAHEVEIVEMLEIVSVLDSHANVTIIGIIPEDIISVGIGLTPKMEERFEEFTLNGIKEIESLGIKAKKVNNIAVDDIVKSMIGSYNGSHLSRIPNEEDFTHETSL
- a CDS encoding hydrogenase small subunit, with the protein product MIDSSEMVKKVFTQKSGRVDTNKGEEYYNSLFQKAKTRLATLRKQEPLQDIDLMDVIDSEGVNRRDFMKWVSATTATLMLPPMFAPLVAEATELMNRVPVIWLELQDCAGNTEALLRSSAPTVDDLLFDVLSLEFHHALMAGAGHDAEHQLEDAIEHFKGQYLLFVEGSIPMGMNGNYGTIGPSGETFHDHLQRVAKDSAAVVAVGTCATFGGIPAAAPNPTGAVGVMDLVKGKPIINIPACPANPANMVGVVLHYVLTGQIPELDSLLRPKFAFGYRIHDNCERRAHFDAGEFVEEWGDEGAKNNWCLYKVGCKGPMTFNNCSIIRYNDGANWPIGVGRGCIGCSEPDFWDKYAYERPMASANIKAPTGGVEKTVDEFGLGLLTATTIGIGVHAVASAVAGKKSDEGEE
- a CDS encoding cytochrome b/b6 domain-containing protein; the encoded protein is MTVTMRIIHWVTVLSMIIAVVTGLYIGHPYYQTFIADPAVDKYVMAWNRWWHFIVAIIFDVTAILVGYLYFFSRFEKPYKKLIPNKQNLVEFWEVLLNLITLNRRKKFDSTHSDSFNTVFFTVFHLLLVLMLFTGLQLYVHALASGTSSIGAWWPAMLHLVTDWTLYVFGGNMGVRYVHHFCMYLILMWVIFHIYYQVWRTIFWQEGDIAIVVGGSKFVKEKEEDKKQD